A single region of the Ziziphus jujuba cultivar Dongzao chromosome 10, ASM3175591v1 genome encodes:
- the LOC125421130 gene encoding aluminum-activated malate transporter 2 produces the protein MEMGSANHEKAGLFARGWWWLKMLPEKFKDKVTEIASNTKKLGQDDPRRVIHSLKVGLALTLVSLFYYYQPLYNNFGVSAMWAVMTVVVVFEFTVGATLGKGVNRGLATLLAGALGVGAHHLASLSGQIGEPILLGFFVFLQATTSTFIRFFPKIKARYDYGLLIFILTFALVSVSGYRDDEILELAHKRLSTILIGGSACVVLSILVCPVWAGADLHSLIALNIEKLGNFLEGFGSEYFNKSEDDQEAKDDKAFLQGYKSVLNSKAAEESLANFARWEPGHGRFQFRHPWIQYLKVGTLTRQCAYRIEALHSRLNSDTQVLPEVREKIQETCTKMSTECGKALKDLATAIRTMTKPSSADSHVANSTAAAKSLRTLLKSGIWEDADLLQVIPAVTVASLLLDVVNCTEKIAESVHELASLAHFETVSSPIVPEEKPQQPNTASDCPHVVVTLTEMPSVLAENKNMTSESAMRGRYIEVM, from the exons ATGGAGATGGGGTCTGCAAATCATGAAAAAGCGGGTCTCTTCGCTCGCGGTTGGTGGTGGCTCAAGATGTTGCCTGAGAAGTTCAAAGACAAGGTTACTGAAATTGCAAGCAATACAAAAAAGCTTGGTCAAGATGACCCAAGAAGAGTTATTCACTCTCTTAAAGTAGGACTAGCACTCACCTTGGTCTCATTATTCTATTACTACCAGCCACTTTACAACAACTTTGGTGTTTCTGCAATGTGGGCTGTTATGACTGTGGTGGTTGTCTTTGAATTCACTGTAG GAGCAACACTTGGAAAAGGTGTGAATAGAGGGCTGGCAACATTGTTAGCTGGTGCTCTAGGTGTTGGAGCTCATCACTTAGCAAGCCTATCTGGTCAGATAGGAGAGCCAATATTGCTTGGTTTCTTCGTCTTCCTACAAG CAACCACATCAACATTCATAcgattttttccaaaaatcaaaGCAAGATATGACTATGGATTGTTGATCTTCATACTGACATTCGCTTTGGTTTCTGTCTCTGGTTATCGAGACGATGAGATATTGGAGTTGGCTCATAAGAGACTATCAACCATCCTCATTGGTGGCTCTGCTTGTGTTGTTTTATCCATTTTGGTTTGTCCTGTCTGGGCTGGTGCTGATCTTCACAGTCTCATTGCTCTCAACATTGAAAAGCTCGGAAATTTCTTAGAAG GATTTGGAAGTGAATACTTTAACAAATCAGAGGATGACCAAGAGGCCAAAGATGACAAGGCATTTCTTCAAGGATATAAAAGTGTTCTGAATTCAAAGGCTGCTGAAGAATCCTTG GCAAATTTCGCAAGATGGGAACCAGGTCATGGTCGTTTCCAGTTTCGTCATCCTTGGATTCAATACCTTAAAGTTGGAACTCTAACTCGCCAATGTGCTTACAGGATTGAAGCTCTTCATAGCCGCCTCAATTCCGATACCCAA GTATTACCAGAAGTTAGAGAAAAAATCCAAGAAACATGCACAAAAATGAGCACGGAATGTGGTAAAGCACTCAAGGACTTAGCAACTGCAATTAGAACGATGACTAAACCATCCTCTGCTGATTCCCATGTTGCAAACTCAACAGCTGCAGCTAAGTCCCTCAGAACCTTACTCAAATCTGGGATTTGGGAGGATGCTGATCTTCTACAAGTCATACCTGCTGTGACTGTAGCTTCCCTCCTGCTTGATGTCGTGAATTGCACCGAAAAAATAGCTGAATCTGTTCATGAATTGGCTTCTCTTGCTCATTTTGAGACAGTTTCTTCACCTATAGTACCTGAAGAAAAACCACAGCAGCCAAACACTGCTTCTGATTGCCCACATGTTGTTGTTACATTAACAGAGATGCCATCAGTTTTAGCAGAAAATAAGAACATGACCTCGGAATCTGCTATGAGGGGTCGATACATAGAAGTAatgtaa
- the LOC107409774 gene encoding transcription factor LHW gives MGFLLKEALKTLCGWNQWSYAVFWKIGCQNPKLLIWEECHYEPAKFSVPLRISGTVSDEVPFGELERCWVSSEIGSSQVGIHSVDRVFTLINKMLTSNQVNIVGEGMVGRAAFTGHHQWILSNNYSKDAHPPEVLNEMHHQFSAGMQTVAVIPVLPHGVVQLGSSSAIMENIAFVNEVKSLIMQLGCVRGALLSDSCATKDSAEKIGLPVTVGKLAHVDSPGVQKVTNSSSVVNNYNQQSYSSQASSLVGQPFHSLVKNIQHNQQTIGSTFENPANVILPKSHDNPCQPKFPSLMKSNFPCGGQLKDEIVGAEVVPSNLDAWLNRQVSSCNSRSGLNVPGFVQSRASQRDMMLRENKNLSGVSICNHLGDNAFVSNNFNMPLQRTSGRLTLDCKNGCGTTPLNERSQIHDGISRQSEKNLVPCSVSSPSTAFRMEEVSSSSLADQLATVHMLSKIVDHGRFREDVKLTQNGLAPSEQRIQSELFQAVNNSLVHPDESMPLSQHINGFVYDFENLDSKMQRPGSTNPKLEDGCIQPPSGDDLFDILGLDFKNNLLSCHLNNLLAQGLDGSAQSMGENLSTFTNMKDMDSTLCSASEGISDFGIFFGTGTDHLLDAVVSKAHRAAKQNSDDDDLSCRTTSTRISTASVPSSSLTYGCNSTSNHMQGEAFRLPEPMHNAGTVKSSSLKTGCSKDNVGNCSQTTSVYGSQISSWVEQGSSVKRENSVSTAYSKKPDELGKSNRKRLKPGENPKPRPKDRQMIQDRVKELREIVPNGAKCSIDALLERTIKHMLFLQSVTKHADKLKQTGESKIIDKEGGLLLKDNFEGGATWAFEVGSQSMVCPIVVEDLNPPRQMLVEMLCEERGFFLEIADLIRGMGLTILKGVMEARNDKIWARFAVEANRDVTRMEIFMSLVHLLEQTVKAGASSADAIGNNKLMVQHSFPQAAPIPATGRPSSLQ, from the exons ATGGGGTTTTTGCTGAAGGAAGCGTTGAAGACTCTTTGTGGTTGGAATCAGTGGTCTTATGCTGTGTTCTGGAAGATCGGCTGCCAAAACCCTAA GTTGTTAATTTGGGAAGAATGCCATTACGAACCTGCAAAGTTTTCTGTACCTTTGCGCATTTCTGGAACTGTGAGTGATGAAGTACCTTTTGGAGAGTTGGAAAGGTGCTGGGTGTCTTCTGAAATTGGCTCCTCCCAGGTTGGGATTCATTCAGTGGATAGAGTCTTCACACTTATTAACAAAATGTTAACCAGTAATCAGGTTAATATAGTGGGTGAAGG AATGGTTGGGCGAGCTGCATTTACAGGACATCATCAATGGATTCTTTCAAACAATTACTCTAAAGATGCCCATCCACCAGAG GTACTaaatgagatgcatcatcaattcTCAGCTGGCATGCAG ACAGTTGCTGTTATCCCTGTTCTTCCCCATGGTGTTGTTCAACTTGGTTCTTCCTCAGCT ATTATGGAGAATATAGCATTTGTTAATGAGGTGAAGAGTTTGATCATGCAACTGGGATGTGTTCGTGGTGCTCTTTTATCTGACAGCTGTGCGACGAAAGATTCTGCTGAGAAAATAGGGTTACCAGTTACTGTTGGAAAATTGGCACACGTTGATTCACCTGGAGTACAGAAGGTGACAAATTCTTCTTCTGTGGTTAACAACTACAATCAACAAAGCTACTCATCCCAGGCTTCAAGCCTTGTTGGTCAACCGTTCCATTCTCTTGTTAAAAATATTCAACATAATCAGCAAACTATTGGTTCAACATTTGAAAACCCGGCCAATGTTATCTTGCCTAAATCCCATGATAATCCTTGCCAGCCAAAATTTCCTTCACTGATGAAGTCAAACTTTCCATGTGGAGGCCAACTTAAGGATGAAATTGTAGGAGCTGAAGTGGTCCCCTCAAATTTGGATGCATGGCTCAACCGTCAGGTTTCTTCATGCAATTCAAGGTCTGGACTTAATGTACCTGGTTTTGTCCAATCACGTGCCAGTCAGAGAGATATGATGTTGAGGGAAAATAAGAATTTATCGGGTGTTAGCATTTGTAATCATCTTGGGGACAATGCATTTGTGTCAAATAACTTTAATATGCCTTTACAGAGAACAAGTGGACGCTTAACCCTTGATTGCAAGAACGGTTGTGGTACCACTCCATTGAATGAAAGAAGTCAAATACATGATGGAATAAGTAGGCAATCAGAGAAGAATTTAGTTCCTTGTTCTGTTTCAAGCCCAAGCACAGCATTTAGAATGGAGGAGGTTTCTTCATCTAGTTTGGCAGATCAATTAGCTACAGTTCATATGCTGTCAAAAATTGTTGACCATGGACGATTTAGAGAAGATGTGAAGCTTACTCAAAATGGATTGGCTCCAAGTGAGCAAAGGATACAAAGTGAATTGTTCCAAGCTGTTAATAACTCACTAGTCCATCCAGATGAGAGCATGCCTTTGAGTCAGCATATCAATGGTTTTGTTTATGACTTTGAGAACCTTGACAGTAAAATGCAGCGTCCAGGATCTACAAATCCTAAACTCGAAGATGGATGCATCCAACCTCCATCAGGAGACGACTTGTTTGATATTTTGGGTTTGGACTTTAAAAATAACCTGCTTAGCTGCCATTTGAATAATTTGCTTGCTCAAGGACTTGACGGAAGTGCACAAAGTATGGGTGAGAATTTGTCTACTTTTACAAATATGAAGGATATGGATTCTACTTTGTGTTCAGCAAGTGAAGGGATATCAGATTTTGGCATCTTCTTTGGAACAGGCACTGACCATCTATTGGATGCTGTAGTTTCTAAGGCTCACCGTGCTGCCAAGCAGAATTCGGATGATGATGATTTGTCTTGCAGAACAACATCGACGAGGATCAGTACTGCCTCTGTCCCTAGCAGTTCCTTGACATATGGATGCAATAGTACATCTAATCATATGCAAGGGGAGGCCTTTCGGCTTCCTGAGCCTATGCATAATGCTGGGACAGTGAAATCTAGTTCATTAAAAACTGGGTGTAGCAAGGACAATGTGGGAAATTGTTCTCAAACTACTTCTGTTTATGGATCTCAAATTAGTTCTTGGGTTGAACAGGGCAGTAGTGTGAAACGTGAAAATAGTGTTTCGACTGCATATTCAAAGAAGCCTGATGAACTTGGCAAATCAAACCGCAAAAGGCTTAAACCTGGAGAGAACCCCAAGCCCAGGCCAAAAGATCGACAGATGATCCAGGATCGCGTGAAAGAGTTGCGAGAGATTGTACCAAATGGGGCAAAA TGTAGCATAGATGCATTGCTTGAACGCACTATCAAGCATATGCTTTTCTTGCAAAGTGTCACAAAGCATGCCGACAAGCTAAAACAAACAGGAGAATCTAAG ATTATTGACAAGGAAGGTGGATTGCTTTTAAAAGATAACTTTGAGGGAGGAGCAACATGGGCTTTTGAGGTTGGCTCACAGTCTATGGTTTGCCCTATTGTAGTTGAGGATCTGAATCCCCCTCGTCAGATGCTTGTAGAG ATGCTTTGTGAAGAACGAGGTTTCTTTTTGGAAATAGCTGATTTAATTAGAGGAATGGGTTTGACCATTTTGAAGGGGGTGATGGAAGCACGAAATGATAAGATATGGGCACGCTTTGCGGTGGAG GCAAACAGGGATGTAACGAGGATGGAAATTTTTATGTCACTGGTTCACCTTTTGGAACAAACTGTAAAGGCCGGTGCATCATCTGCTGATGCCATTGGGAACAACAAATTGATGGTCCAGCACTCTTTCCCCCAAGCAGCTCCTATTCCAGCAACCGGTAGGCCCAGTAGTTTGCAGTGA